In a genomic window of Myotis daubentonii chromosome X, mMyoDau2.1, whole genome shotgun sequence:
- the LOC132225297 gene encoding LOW QUALITY PROTEIN: uncharacterized protein LOC132225297 (The sequence of the model RefSeq protein was modified relative to this genomic sequence to represent the inferred CDS: inserted 1 base in 1 codon; substituted 1 base at 1 genomic stop codon), with amino-acid sequence MGQGSSTPLSLTVAHWTDVRSRGLNLSVSVKKGPWQTFCSSDWPALGVGWPADGTFDLSIIFAVKNKVFQSGPAGHPDQQPYIVVWQDLVQNPPSWLKPWLTSGTSRVLVAQAPPAEQTKRPLADSQTDLLLLDSPPPYPTPLQPEPPERPEPSAPPPAPPAEGPAQGTRSQRRHPASPDSTVACPLRPYGPPPSRGDDDETAPLQPLQYWPFSSADLYNWKTNHPPFSEDPQRLTGLVESLMFSHQPTWDDCQQLLQTLFTTEERERILLEARKNAPGPDGRPTLLPHLVDAAFPLARPDWDFNTAEGREHLKVYRQTLVAGLRGAARRPTNLAKVREVIQGPTEPPSVFLERLMEAFRRYTPFDPTSEGQRALVAMAFIGQSALDIKKKLQRLEGLQDFTLQDLVKEAEKVYHKRETEEEKEQRKEREREEKEERKEKREEQRLTRILAAAIEGSKPQERGKGRQAGALGNRPPLRKNQCAYCKEEGHWKRECPKRLAKKALALQEDSDXRSRGSDPLPEPRVTLKVEGKPVNFLVDTGAQYSVLKKPLGPVSQKTSWVIGATGNEQYSWTTTRTVDLGTGRVTHSFLVIPECPAPLLGRDLLTKMGAQITFTPKGPTLTQHGEPITLLTLQLEDEHRLFENNVREDEGIAEWLQQYPEAWAETAGMGLATKRPPVMVELKSTATPIAVRQYPMAKEAWKGIKVHVQRLLHLGVLVKCHSPWNTPLLPVKKPGTDDYRPVQDLREVNKRVQDIHPTVPNPYNLLSSIPPSHVWYSVLDLKDAFFCLRLHPASQSIFAFEWRDPDSGMTGQLTWTRLPQGFKNSPTIFDEALHQDLAAFRADHPQITLLQYVDDLLLAGATKEDCKAGTGALLLELSRLGYRVSAKKAQICQRRVTYLGYALEGGKRWLTEARKSTVTQIPRPQTPRQVREFLGTAGFCRLWIPGFATLAEPLYPLTKQGNPFEWGETHQKAFDNIKKALLSAPALALPDVAKPFTLFIDERKGVARGVLTQTLGPWKRPVAYLSKRLDPVARGWPGCLRAIAATALLVRDADKLTLGQKLTVVAPHTLESVIRQPPDRWLSNARMTHYQSLLLNEDRIHFGAPVVLNPATLLPEVNPESKEVLHSCRDILAEETGPRRDLRDSPLPEPQLTWFTDGSSYLHEGKRVAGAAVVSKDRTIWASSLPEGTSAQKAELIALTQALRLAESSRANIYTDSRYAFATAHVHGAIYRQRGLLTSAGKEIKNKKEILDLLEAVHAPREVAIIHCPGHQKGTSEIAIGNRKADAEARQAALGPRLLALAAGPVVPQPETLHYTLEEEEDLLKRPEKYHKDKLGVWRTTREKMVVPREAATAYLQQLHRLTHLGAKHLSSTSRATGHYVKGLDRLSEEVVKQCKACQLVNIHSSQVGTGQRLRGDRPGSYWEVDFTEVKPARYGYKYLLVFIDTFSGWVEAFPTKRETATVVAKKXLRRHLSAVWNS; translated from the exons ATGGGCCAAGGAAGCAGCACCCCTCTTTCTCTTACAGTGGCACACTGGACGGATGTCCGGAGTCGGGGACTCAACCTTTCCGTCAGTGTCAAGAAGGGTCCTTGGCAAACTTTCTGTTCATCCGACTGGCCAGCCCTAGGCGTGGGATGGCCAGCGGATGGGACTTTTGATCTGTCTATTATTTTTGCAGTAAAGAACAAGGTGTTCCAATCAGGCCCGGCGGGCCATCCAGACCAGCAGCCGTATATTGTCGTCTGGCAGGACCTGGTCCAAAACCCTCCCTCTTGGCTGAAACCCTGGCTGACGTCCGGAACCTCCCGGGTTCTcgtggcccaggcccctcctgcagaACAGACGAAACGTCCCCTGGCTGACTCTCAAACCGATCTTCTCCTCTtggactcccctcccccttaccccactcCTCTCCAACCAGAGCCGCCGGAGAGACCAGAGCCCTCAGCGCCTCCCCCCGCTCCTCCGGCAGAGGGACCGGCTCAGGGAACCCGGAGTCAGAGGAGACATCCCGCGTCTCCGGATTCGACTGTAGCCTGCCCCCTCCGACCATACGGGCCTCCGCCCTCTCGCGGGGACGATGACGAGACGGCTCCGCTTCAGCCACTCCAATACTGGCCCTTCTCCTCGGCAGACCTCTATAACTGGAAAACTAACCACCCTCCCTTTTCAGAGGATCCCCAGCGTCTGACGGGGCTGGTTGAATCCCTTATGTTCTCTCACCAGCCCACTTGGGACGACTGTCAGCAGCTTCTCCAGACTCTCTTTACTACAGAGGAAAGGGAGCGGATTCTTTTGGAGGCCCGGAAGAACGCCCCCGGCCCCGATGGCCGGCCAACTCTACTCCCTCATTTGGTGGATGCGGCCTTCCCTTTGGCCAGGCCGGACTGGGACttcaacacggcagaaggtaGGGAGCACCTGAAGGTCTACCGCCAGACTCTAGTGGCCGGCCTCAGAGGGGCGGCTCGGCGCCCCACGAATTTGGCTAAGGTAAGAGAGGTCATCCAGGGGCCCACTGAACCGCCTTCTGTTTTTCTCGAGCGATTAATGGAGGCGTTCAGACGGTACACCCCATTTGACCCCACCTCGGAGGGACAGAGGGCCTTGGTAGCTATGGCCTTCATAGGGCAGTCAGCGCTAGATATTAAGAAAAAGCTGCAGAGACTTGAGGGGTTGCAGGACTTTACCCTCCAAGATTTAGTTAAGGAGGCAGAGAAAGTGTACCACAAGAGGGAGACcgaggaggagaaggagcagcggaaggagagagagagagaggaaaaggaggagagaaaggaaaaaagggaagagcaAAGACTAACCCGTATCTTGGCCGCAGCAATAGAAGGGAGTAAGCcacaggagagaggaaaaggaaggcaggcaggggcccTGGGCAACAGGCCACCGTTAAGGAAGAATCAATGTGCTTATTGCAAGGAAGAAGGACATTGGAAGCGGGAGTGCCCAAAGAGACTAGCGAAGAAGGCGCTGGCACTCCAGGAAGATAGTGATTGAAGAAGTCGGGGCTcggaccccctccccgagccTAGGGTAACTCTTAAGGTGGAGGGGAAGCCTGTTAACTTCCTGGTGGACACAGGGGCCCAATATTCAGTTCTTAAGAAACCGCTAGGACCAGTCTCCCAGAAGACCTCCTGGGTGATAGGGGCAACGGGAAATGAGCAATACTCCTGGACCACCACCCGGACAGTAGATCTAGGCACGGGAAGAGTGACTCATTCCTTCTTGGTAATACCCGAGTGCCCAGCCCCCCTTCTGGGGAGAGACTTGTTAACTAAAATGGGGGCTCAGATCACTTTCACCCCCAAGGGGCCTACCCTGACCCAACATGGGGAGCCAATTACCCTCTTGACACTTCAGCTCGAAGATGAGCATCGGCTGTTTGAGAATAACGTCCGAGAGGACGAGGGGATAGCGGAGTGGTTACAGCAATACCCTGAGGCTTGGGCTGAAACCGCAGGGATGGGCTTAGCTACCAAACGGCCCCCCGTAATGGTAGAGCTTAAGTCCACTGCAACCCCGATTGCAGTACGGCAGTATCCCATGGCCAAAGAAGCCTGGAAGGGAATCAAAGTTCATGTCCAACGCCTCCTACACCTAGGGGTCCTCGTTAAGTGCCACTCCCCGTGGAACACCCCACTCCTCCCGGTAAAGAAACCTGGAACTGATGACTACCGACCGGTGCAGGACTTAAGAGAAGTCAACAAGAGGGTACAGGATATTCATCCCACGGTCCCCAATCCTTACAATCTCTTGAGCTCTATCCCTCCGTCCCATGTGTGGTATTCAGTTCTAGATTTAAAAGATGCCTTCTTCTGCTTGCGACTGCATCCTGCCAGTCAGAGCATTTTCGCTTTCGAATGGAGAGACCCAGATTCGGGGATGACAGGGCAGCTGACTTGGACCCGACTTCCCCAGGGATTCAAAAATTCCCCCACCATCTTCGATGAGGCACTTCATCAAGACCTGGCTGCTTTCCGCGCTGACCACCCGCAAATCACCCTTCTCCAGTACGTAGATGACCTTCTCCTCGCCGGAGCTACTAAGGAGGACTGTAAAGCAGGTACCGGTGCTTTGCTCTTAGAGCTCTCCCGCTTAGGATACCGGGTCTCAGCCAAGAAAGCCCAGATATGTCAGCGGAGAGTAACCTATTTAGGGTACGCACTagaggggggaaagaggtggCTCACTGAAGCCCGAAAAAGCACAGTCACCCAGATTCCCAGGCCACAGACCCCCCGGCAGGTACGCGAGTTCCTGGGGACAGCTGGATTCTGCCGCCTCTGGATTCCGGGTTTTGCAACCTTGGCGGAGCCCCTCTACCCGCTGACAAAGCAAGGGAACCCCTTCGAATGGGGGGAGACTCATCAGAAAGCCTTTGACAACATTAAAAAGGCTCTTCTCTCGGCCCCGGCATTGGCCTTACCAGACGTGGCCAAACCCTTTACCCTGTTCATAGATGAGAGGAAAGGGGTAGCCAGAGGGGTCCTAACTCAAACTTTAGGCCCCTGGAAGAGGCCGGTAGCCTATTTATCCAAGAGACTAGACCCAGTGGCTAGAGGGTGGCCAGGCTGCTTGAGAGCAATTGCAGCTACTGCCCTGCTCGTAAGAGATGCGGACAAACTTACCCTGGGGCAGAAACTGACTGTGGTGGCCCCACacactctcgagagtgttattCGGCAGCCACCAGACCGGTGGCTATCCAACGCTCGGATGACTCACTACCAGAGTCTCCTGCTAAATGAAGATCGAATCCACTTCGGGGCTCCGGTAGTTCTCAACCCAGCAACCCTACTACCGGAAGTAAATCCTGAGAGCAAAGAAGTCCTACACTCATGCCGTGACATTCTGGCAGAGGAAACAGGGCCGAGGAGAGACCTCAGAGATTCTCCCTTGCCGGAGCCTCAACTCACCTGGTTCACGGACGGAAGCAGCTACCTCCATGAAGGTAAGAGGGTGGCGGGAGCGGCTGTGGTCAGCAAGGACCGGACTATTTGGGCTAGTAGCTTGCCCGAAGGGACTTCGGCCCAGAAGGCCGAATTAATTGCCCTGACACAGGCTCTCAGGCTGGCAGAGAGCAGCCGGGCCAATATTTATACTGACAGTCGTTATGCTTTTGCCACTGCTCATGTGCACGGGGCCATATACCGTCAGAGAGGTCTCCTCACTTCAGCAGGAAAGGAgattaagaataaaaaggaaatcctCGACCTCCTAGAAGCCGTCCATGCCCCTCGGGAAGTAGCTATCATTCATTGTCCCGGGCACCAGAAAGGGACCTCGGAAATAGCTATAGGCAACAGGAAAGCGGACGCCGAGGCGAGACAGGCAGCTCTCGGACCCCGGCTACTCGCCCTCGCTGCTGGTCCCGTGGTACCACAGCCAGAGACCCTCCACTACACCCTAGAGGAGGAAGAAGACCTGCTTAAAAGGCCAGAAAAGTACCATAAGGACAAACTCGGGGTGTGGAGGACCACAAGGGAAAAGATGGTAGTACCAAGGGAGGCAGCCACTGCCTACCTCCAACAACTGCACCGCCTTACTCACCTGGGGGCCAAACACCTCAGCTCCACCAGCCGGGCAACTGGACACTATGTCAAAGGACTTGATCGCCTTTCAGAAGAAGTAGTTAAGCAATGCAAGGCGTGTCAGCTGGTGAACATACATTCATCCCAGGTCGGGACCGGACAGAGACTCAGGGGAGACCGGCCCGGGAGTTACTGGGAGGTAGATTTTACAGAGGTGAAGCCCGCCCGATACGGTTATAAATATCTCTTAGTTTTCATAGATACCTTCTCAGGTTGGGTAGAAGCCTTCCCTACCAAAAGAGAAACTGCAACCGTGGTCGCCAAGA ATCTTAGAAGACATCTTTCCGCGGTTTGGAATTCCTAA